One Punica granatum isolate Tunisia-2019 chromosome 3, ASM765513v2, whole genome shotgun sequence genomic window carries:
- the LOC116201479 gene encoding uncharacterized protein LOC116201479, with amino-acid sequence MASLLVLLSYAMALALFAPHALFLVSEGRPIRSMQESGSIPSVNQSVVIVAKQKVIPPSMAINQRIVFAQSDVTNMDDFRPTSPENSPGAGHLLEDFMKKAGAQEQTRHMTVKDIHPLTGSSVLGDFRSTEPGHSPGVGHTAGNVNSDPKH; translated from the coding sequence ATGGCTTCACTTCTAGTCCTTCTCAGCTATGCTATGGCTCTCGCATTATTTGCTCCCCACGCACTGTTTCTAGTTTCCGAGGGAAGGCCAATACGGTCAATGCAAGAGTCTGGCTCGATTCCAAGTGTTAATCAGTCTGTTGTTATAGTTGCGAAGCAAAAGGTGATCCCGCCCTCCATGGCAATCAATCAGCGAATTGTATTCGCACAGTCTGATGTGACCAACATGGATGATTTCCGTCCGACATCCCCCGAGAATAGCCCAGGAGCTGGCCATTTGCTTGAGGATTTCATGAAGAAAGCTGGCGCACAGGAGCAGACCAGGCACATGACTGTTAAGGACATCCATCCTCTTACCGGGTCATCAGTACTAGGTGACTTCCGATCTACGGAACCTGGACACAGTCCCGGTGTTGGACACACTGCTGGGAATGTGAACTCAGACCCCAAACACTAG